The Microbulbifer hydrolyticus genome has a segment encoding these proteins:
- a CDS encoding TonB-dependent receptor has product MTDLPSTTDQLAIPATTDAFRRKPLAGYFSRFSQLSLAAAVAGGLMGVAHAEEAPAEESRALETMLETMEVTDRLEERSASSVKFPRPLLDTTQTINVISEDLIQQRAATTLRDVLRNVSGISMQAGEGGTPAGDQFAIRGYNARTDIFVDNVRDFGGYTRDPFNLEQVEVVKGPSSDYSGRGSTGGSVNLVSKAPRLEDSTNANILAGTDSYGRATLDVNRTLDGVDNAAFRVNVMTHDQDVAGRKGVSNSRWGVAPSLAFGLNTDTEVTLSLFHMEQDNVPDYGIPWVRDTRDGLEDYINQAPPVDFENWYGLKSRDFEETETTLGTVQVEQKLGDNASLRNVTRVGTTYRDSFITAPRFERDTTEALIRRTDRKYRDQKDDIISNMTDLSLTINPGSSWEHKVLVGAELSLEGEKRYTQENVGGDSGTTDLFNPNPNDPSLEDYRRTGTFSTADSTTVAAFLSDSVKINEQWQLNGGLRYDRFDLEYTPDGSPLMERTDSMLSYRAGVVLKPVEQGTFYLGYGTSFNPTAEALSISTSSRQPGIADLDPEENRSIELGTKWQVADGNLLLSAAVFRTDKVNARTQDPDDPNDVLVLEGEQRVQGVELGMAGSLTERLSLNAGYVYLDTEVLDSKDSAEMGNALANSPEHSFNLWGNYIVTEKLQLGVGAQYVDDRFNNTSNLISAPDYWVYEASGVYAFSETLSAQLNLQNLTDEEYIDYVGGGHFIPGLGRTALLSVNFNY; this is encoded by the coding sequence ATGACCGATCTGCCGAGTACAACGGACCAACTCGCTATACCTGCCACCACGGATGCATTCCGGCGCAAGCCTCTTGCCGGATATTTTTCCCGATTTTCCCAGTTGTCTCTGGCGGCCGCTGTCGCCGGTGGCCTGATGGGCGTGGCGCATGCAGAGGAAGCACCGGCCGAAGAATCCCGGGCCCTGGAGACTATGCTGGAGACTATGGAGGTCACGGACCGGCTGGAGGAGCGCTCGGCCAGCTCGGTCAAGTTCCCGCGCCCGTTGCTGGATACTACTCAGACCATCAATGTCATTTCCGAAGACTTGATACAGCAGCGCGCGGCCACGACCCTGCGAGACGTACTGCGCAATGTGTCCGGCATCAGCATGCAGGCCGGTGAGGGCGGTACCCCCGCGGGCGATCAGTTTGCGATTCGCGGCTACAACGCGCGCACCGATATTTTTGTGGATAACGTGCGCGACTTTGGTGGTTACACCCGCGACCCGTTCAACCTCGAGCAGGTGGAAGTGGTGAAGGGGCCGTCTTCCGATTATTCCGGCCGCGGCTCTACCGGTGGCTCCGTCAACCTGGTGAGCAAGGCGCCGCGCCTGGAAGACAGCACCAATGCCAACATTCTTGCCGGCACCGACAGCTACGGCCGTGCGACCCTGGATGTAAACCGCACGCTGGATGGCGTCGATAATGCCGCGTTCCGCGTCAACGTGATGACCCACGACCAGGACGTGGCCGGCCGCAAGGGCGTGAGCAACTCCCGCTGGGGTGTGGCGCCTTCTCTGGCGTTTGGCCTGAATACCGATACCGAAGTAACCCTGAGCCTGTTCCATATGGAGCAGGACAATGTGCCGGATTACGGTATTCCCTGGGTGCGCGATACCCGCGACGGCCTGGAGGATTACATCAATCAGGCGCCGCCGGTGGACTTTGAAAACTGGTATGGCCTCAAGTCGCGGGACTTCGAAGAAACCGAAACCACTCTGGGTACCGTACAGGTTGAGCAGAAGCTGGGTGACAATGCCAGCCTGCGCAACGTGACCCGCGTCGGCACCACCTACCGCGATTCCTTTATCACGGCGCCGCGTTTTGAGAGGGACACCACCGAAGCGCTCATTCGCCGCACCGATCGGAAATATCGCGACCAGAAAGATGACATCATCAGCAACATGACGGACCTGTCGCTGACCATCAACCCGGGCAGCAGCTGGGAGCACAAGGTTCTGGTCGGCGCGGAGCTGAGCCTCGAAGGGGAAAAACGCTACACCCAGGAAAATGTCGGTGGCGATTCCGGGACGACCGACCTGTTCAACCCGAACCCGAATGATCCGAGCCTGGAAGACTACCGCCGCACCGGTACCTTCAGCACCGCAGATTCCACCACCGTTGCCGCCTTCCTGTCGGACTCGGTGAAAATCAACGAGCAGTGGCAGTTGAACGGTGGCCTGCGTTACGACCGTTTCGATCTGGAATACACCCCGGATGGCAGTCCGCTGATGGAGCGCACCGATTCCATGCTGAGCTACCGCGCCGGTGTGGTACTCAAGCCGGTGGAGCAGGGCACTTTCTACCTGGGTTACGGCACCTCCTTTAACCCGACGGCAGAAGCGCTGTCCATTTCCACCAGCAGCCGCCAGCCGGGTATTGCCGATCTGGACCCGGAAGAGAACCGCAGTATCGAACTCGGAACCAAATGGCAGGTAGCCGACGGCAACCTGTTGCTGAGTGCGGCAGTGTTCCGCACCGACAAAGTGAACGCGCGCACCCAGGACCCGGACGATCCCAACGATGTGCTGGTACTCGAAGGCGAGCAACGGGTGCAGGGTGTGGAGCTGGGCATGGCGGGCTCCCTGACTGAGCGCCTGAGCCTGAACGCCGGTTATGTGTATCTCGATACCGAAGTGCTGGATAGCAAGGACAGCGCGGAAATGGGCAATGCGCTGGCGAATTCCCCGGAGCATTCCTTTAACCTGTGGGGCAATTACATCGTCACGGAAAAACTGCAGCTTGGTGTCGGCGCGCAGTATGTGGATGATCGTTTCAACAACACCAGCAATCTGATTTCGGCGCCTGATTACTGGGTCTATGAAGCCTCCGGGGTTTACGCCTTCAGCGAAACACTCAGTGCGCAGTTGAACCTGCAGAACCTGACGGATGAGGAGTACATCGACTACGTGGGCGGTGGCCACTTTATTCCGGGCCTCGGTCGCACGGCGCTGTTGTCCGTCAATTTCAATTACTGA
- a CDS encoding cytochrome b, which produces MSNNANSWSSALKTLHWVIAFFILFAWGSVELHEFYEKSDPMRGWWMVMHYSLGFSILLLGLFRLYWRATHGRPKLYGSRFQKPVSLLVESLMYIIMIGMPVTGLLMRQFAGRDITLFWLIDVPAFVTKNIDIAKQIAFIHKEFLWNALLVLLVLHIGGALWHHLITKDNTLRQMLPFGKTK; this is translated from the coding sequence ATGTCGAACAACGCCAACAGCTGGAGCTCAGCACTCAAAACCCTGCACTGGGTGATCGCATTTTTTATTCTGTTCGCCTGGGGCTCGGTTGAGCTGCACGAGTTCTATGAGAAAAGTGACCCGATGCGCGGCTGGTGGATGGTGATGCACTACTCCCTCGGGTTTTCCATATTGCTGCTCGGTCTGTTTCGCCTTTACTGGCGCGCCACCCACGGCCGCCCAAAACTCTACGGCAGCCGCTTCCAGAAGCCGGTCTCCCTGCTGGTCGAGAGCCTGATGTACATCATCATGATTGGTATGCCGGTGACCGGCCTGCTGATGCGCCAGTTTGCCGGGCGCGACATCACGCTGTTCTGGCTGATCGATGTGCCCGCCTTCGTGACAAAAAACATCGACATAGCCAAGCAGATTGCGTTTATCCACAAGGAGTTTTTGTGGAATGCATTGCTGGTACTGCTGGTACTGCATATTGGTGGTGCGCTGTGGCATCACCTGATCACCAAGGACAATACATTGCGGCAGATGTTGCCTTTTGGGAAAACCAAATAA
- the purU gene encoding formyltetrahydrofolate deformylase codes for MEKKILLTDCPDAKGLIAKITNICYKHQLNITKNDEFVDRAQGRFFMRTALEGNFNDATLLEDLDLALPEGAARKLVASGRKRLVLMVTREAHCLGDILMKCYSGALDVEIAAVVGNHKDLQPLVEKFDIPFHWLPAEGLERAQHEEQVMQLVDGYEPDYLILAKYMRVLTPQFVAHYKKRIINIHHSFLPAFIGAKPYQQAFERGVKIIGATAHFVTDDLDEGPIIEQDVIHVDHGYSAESMASAGRDVEKQVLSRALQLVLEERVFIHGNRTVVFK; via the coding sequence ATGGAAAAGAAGATACTGCTGACGGACTGCCCCGACGCCAAAGGGTTGATCGCGAAGATCACTAACATCTGTTACAAGCACCAGCTAAACATCACCAAGAATGACGAGTTCGTCGACCGCGCCCAGGGCCGCTTTTTTATGCGCACAGCCCTGGAAGGCAATTTCAATGATGCCACCCTGCTGGAAGACCTGGATCTGGCACTGCCCGAGGGTGCCGCGCGCAAGCTGGTGGCCAGTGGCCGCAAACGCCTGGTGCTGATGGTAACCCGGGAGGCCCATTGCCTCGGTGATATCCTGATGAAGTGCTACTCTGGCGCCCTGGATGTCGAGATCGCTGCGGTGGTCGGTAACCATAAAGACCTGCAGCCGCTAGTGGAGAAGTTTGATATTCCGTTCCACTGGCTACCGGCGGAGGGCCTGGAGCGGGCGCAACACGAAGAGCAGGTAATGCAGCTCGTCGACGGCTATGAGCCGGACTATCTGATCCTCGCCAAGTACATGCGCGTGCTCACGCCGCAGTTTGTCGCACACTACAAAAAGCGCATCATCAATATCCATCACTCCTTCCTGCCCGCTTTTATCGGTGCCAAGCCCTATCAGCAGGCGTTCGAGCGCGGAGTGAAAATCATCGGTGCCACTGCGCACTTTGTCACCGATGACCTCGACGAAGGCCCGATCATCGAGCAGGATGTGATTCATGTGGATCACGGTTATTCTGCCGAGTCCATGGCCAGTGCCGGGCGCGATGTGGAAAAGCAGGTGCTGAGCCGCGCGCTGCAACTAGTGTTGGAAGAGCGCGTATTTATCCACGGCAATCGCACCGTGGTGTTCAAATAA
- the pepQ gene encoding Xaa-Pro dipeptidase: MDKQLFSEHLATLRKRYDDILEQCGFETLNVFSGAPSVQFLDDNYYPFRVNPQFKALVPVTDNPHSWVIYRRGQKPKLLFYRPVDFWHYVPPAPQTFWSDEYDIELLAKPDEAKDFLSGENAAFIGETGKLEGWDIGQRNPQHLVDRLHWERAYKTPYEFACLREANRIAVRAHKAAEDAFRAGASEFEINLAYMNAAGQGENQMPYGNIVGLNEHGAILHYTHLSTEQLPESERRSFLIDAGADCNGYCADITRSYAYRDGEFAELVAAMHEKEQELVAGLRPGASYVDLHRECHNKIGQLLQQFGVIKTSPESAVESGLTGTFMPHGLGHFLGLQVHDVGGHQSGPEGGTTPPPTEYPFLRTTRTIEENQVFTIEPGLYFIDSLLADLKESQLADEVNWDKVEKLRPFGGVRIEDNVIVHADRVENMTRDCYAD, from the coding sequence ATGGACAAGCAACTCTTCAGTGAACACCTGGCCACCCTGCGCAAGCGCTACGACGACATCCTTGAACAGTGCGGTTTCGAGACCCTCAACGTATTCAGCGGCGCGCCATCGGTGCAGTTTCTGGATGACAACTATTACCCGTTTCGGGTGAATCCCCAGTTCAAGGCACTGGTACCGGTCACCGACAACCCCCACAGCTGGGTGATCTACCGCCGCGGCCAGAAGCCCAAGCTGCTGTTCTACCGCCCGGTGGACTTCTGGCACTATGTGCCGCCCGCCCCCCAGACCTTCTGGAGCGACGAGTACGATATCGAACTGCTGGCCAAGCCGGATGAAGCCAAGGACTTCCTCAGTGGAGAAAACGCGGCGTTTATCGGCGAGACCGGCAAACTCGAAGGCTGGGACATTGGCCAGCGCAACCCGCAGCACTTGGTCGACCGCCTGCACTGGGAACGGGCCTACAAAACCCCGTACGAGTTTGCCTGCCTGCGGGAAGCCAACCGCATCGCGGTGCGTGCGCACAAGGCTGCGGAAGACGCCTTCCGCGCGGGCGCGAGCGAATTCGAGATCAATCTCGCCTATATGAACGCCGCCGGCCAGGGCGAAAACCAGATGCCCTACGGCAATATCGTCGGTCTCAACGAGCACGGCGCCATCTTGCACTACACCCACCTGTCCACGGAGCAACTGCCGGAGAGCGAGCGCCGTAGTTTCCTGATCGACGCCGGTGCCGACTGCAACGGTTACTGCGCGGATATTACCCGCAGCTATGCGTACCGCGATGGTGAGTTTGCAGAGCTGGTGGCGGCAATGCACGAAAAGGAACAGGAACTGGTAGCCGGTCTCAGACCCGGCGCCTCTTATGTGGACCTGCACCGCGAGTGCCACAACAAGATCGGCCAGCTGCTGCAGCAATTTGGCGTTATCAAAACCTCACCGGAAAGTGCGGTGGAATCCGGTCTCACTGGCACCTTCATGCCTCACGGCCTCGGTCACTTCCTCGGCCTGCAGGTACACGACGTGGGCGGACACCAGAGCGGGCCGGAAGGCGGTACCACCCCGCCGCCCACGGAGTATCCGTTCCTGCGCACCACACGCACCATCGAGGAAAACCAGGTATTCACCATCGAGCCCGGTCTGTACTTTATCGACAGCCTGCTGGCGGACCTGAAAGAGTCCCAGCTCGCCGATGAGGTGAACTGGGACAAAGTGGAAAAACTGCGTCCGTTTGGCGGTGTGCGCATCGAAGATAATGTCATCGTGCACGCAGACCGGGTGGAAAACATGACGCGGGATTGTTACGCCGATTAA
- a CDS encoding LysR family transcriptional regulator → MIELRHLRAMTILRETGSMVRAAERLHLTQSALSHLFREMEDRHEQALFVRKSRPLRFTSAGLRLLQLADDVLPRVAVAQRDIARLASGQAGRLNIAIECHSCYQWLMPTLDAYRDDWPEVELDLSSGFHFAPLPALVRGDLDLVVTSNPDESLKGVHYEPLFSFEMCLAMSRKHALADKKWITPEDLADEVQITYPVERERLDIFQHFLDPAGVEPASIRTAELTVMMVQLVVSGRGVCALPNWALHEYLQKGFVRQLRLGKEGLWSTLYAAVREEMLEQAFLQDFFETARNTCFGNLNGIRAAG, encoded by the coding sequence ATGATTGAATTACGGCACCTGCGCGCCATGACGATACTGCGGGAAACCGGGAGCATGGTGCGCGCCGCCGAGCGGCTGCACCTGACCCAGTCCGCCCTCTCCCACTTGTTCCGGGAGATGGAAGACCGGCACGAGCAGGCCCTGTTCGTGCGCAAATCCCGCCCGCTGCGTTTTACCAGTGCCGGCCTGCGGCTGCTGCAGCTGGCCGATGACGTTCTGCCCAGAGTCGCGGTGGCACAGCGGGATATCGCACGGCTGGCCTCGGGGCAGGCAGGCCGCCTGAATATCGCCATCGAATGCCACAGCTGCTATCAATGGCTGATGCCCACGCTCGATGCCTATCGGGACGACTGGCCTGAAGTGGAACTGGACCTCTCCAGTGGCTTTCACTTTGCGCCGCTGCCCGCACTGGTGCGCGGCGATCTGGACCTGGTGGTTACCAGCAACCCGGATGAGTCACTGAAAGGCGTGCATTACGAACCGCTATTCAGTTTTGAAATGTGTCTGGCGATGAGCCGCAAGCACGCGCTGGCGGACAAAAAGTGGATTACCCCTGAAGACCTTGCCGACGAAGTACAGATCACCTACCCGGTCGAGCGCGAGCGGCTGGATATCTTCCAGCACTTTCTCGATCCCGCCGGTGTGGAGCCGGCCTCCATACGCACCGCCGAACTGACGGTGATGATGGTGCAGCTGGTGGTGAGCGGACGCGGTGTGTGTGCACTCCCTAACTGGGCACTGCACGAATACCTGCAGAAAGGCTTTGTCCGCCAGCTGCGGCTCGGCAAGGAAGGGTTGTGGAGTACGCTGTATGCCGCCGTGCGCGAGGAAATGCTGGAGCAGGCGTTCCTGCAGGACTTTTTCGAAACGGCACGCAACACCTGCTTCGGCAACCTTAATGGCATCCGCGCGGCGGGCTAA
- a CDS encoding Fe2+-dependent dioxygenase produces the protein MLLEIPEILSPQQAADMKAALLQAEWVDGRVTAGHQSAQAKQNRQLPENSPVARELGDMILKALPANGLFMSAALPQRVFPPLFNRYEGGEHFNNHVDNAIRRLPTGGQIRTDLSCTVFLSEPEEYDGGELLIDDTYGAHSVKLPAGSMVLYPSTSLHRVTPVTRGSRVSSFFWIQSLVRDDGQRTLLFDLDMSINRLRQEVGDHDAIVAQTGVYHNLLRRWSEP, from the coding sequence GTGCTGTTGGAAATCCCCGAAATCCTCAGCCCGCAGCAGGCCGCCGACATGAAGGCGGCGCTGTTGCAGGCGGAGTGGGTGGATGGCCGGGTAACCGCCGGACACCAGTCTGCGCAGGCCAAGCAGAATCGTCAGCTACCGGAAAATTCGCCGGTAGCGCGCGAGCTTGGCGACATGATCCTGAAGGCGTTACCGGCCAATGGACTGTTTATGTCGGCGGCGTTGCCGCAGCGGGTATTCCCGCCGCTGTTCAATCGCTATGAGGGCGGGGAGCATTTCAACAACCACGTGGACAACGCCATCCGGCGTTTGCCTACGGGTGGGCAGATCCGCACGGATCTGTCCTGCACGGTGTTTCTTTCCGAGCCGGAGGAATACGACGGTGGCGAGCTGTTGATCGACGATACCTATGGTGCCCACTCGGTAAAATTGCCGGCGGGTTCGATGGTGTTGTACCCGTCCACCAGCCTGCACCGGGTGACGCCGGTGACCCGCGGCAGCCGTGTTTCGTCGTTCTTCTGGATCCAGAGCCTGGTGCGCGACGACGGCCAGCGCACCCTGCTGTTTGATCTGGATATGTCGATCAACCGCTTGCGCCAGGAGGTTGGCGATCACGATGCCATCGTGGCCCAGACCGGGGTTTATCACAATCTGTTGCGGCGCTGGTCGGAACCCTGA
- the metE gene encoding 5-methyltetrahydropteroyltriglutamate--homocysteine S-methyltransferase, producing the protein MAQTHILGYPRIGAQRELKRAQEAYWKGEIDQQALLAAGSQVRSKNWQAQQAAGLALTTVGDFAWYDQVLNHSLMFGVVPQRFATGAADNKLDQYFRLARGRAPSGAPVAASAMTKWFDTNYHYLVPEFTADQAFSLDVEWLLAEVREAQNLGHNVKPVVIGPLTYLWLGRGVDNALDLLPQLLPCYIELLQKLASAAAQWVQIDEPILGLDLPIEWRRAFAPTCEALANASGSKLLLASYFSQLQENLELVFDLPVDGVHIDAVRAPEELQSAVAALRGDQVLSVGVVNGRNVWRTDLARWQRELQPLSEQLGERLWLSASCSLLHTPVDLDTETTLAESDRQKLAYSRQKLDELNTLQQALKPGAAALPVTEKTVSRSEADVRAELDNTWRTQKYPERAEVQRKRWQLPLLPTTTIGSFPQTDVLRQVRKQFRNQEITPQDYHEHLRAEIAEAIRRQEILGLDVLVHGEAERNDMVEYFGEQLAGFIHTGNGWVQSYGSRCVKPPIIAGDISRRNPMTVQWSEYAQSLSKKPVKGMLTGPVTILNWSFPREDIPRAVSCLQIAKALRQEVLDLEAAGIGIIQIDEPALREGVPLRVSGHNDYFAWAVGCFRYTCSEVNAETQIHTHMCYSNFNSIMDAIVALDADVITIESARSDLRLLQAFSEGERAGEEGGYPNEIGPGIYDIHSPNVPERAELVERTRELLKVIPKEKLWINPDCGLKTRGWAEVGAALLNMVEAARTVRAEVA; encoded by the coding sequence ATGGCTCAAACACATATTCTCGGCTATCCGCGCATCGGCGCGCAGCGTGAATTGAAACGCGCACAGGAAGCCTACTGGAAAGGGGAGATTGATCAGCAGGCCCTGCTGGCAGCGGGCTCGCAGGTGCGCAGCAAGAACTGGCAGGCGCAGCAGGCCGCCGGCCTGGCGCTCACGACCGTGGGCGACTTTGCCTGGTACGACCAGGTACTGAACCACTCGCTGATGTTTGGCGTGGTGCCCCAGCGGTTTGCCACCGGCGCGGCGGACAACAAGCTGGACCAGTACTTCCGCCTTGCCCGTGGCCGCGCCCCGTCCGGTGCGCCGGTGGCCGCCAGTGCCATGACAAAATGGTTTGATACCAACTACCACTACCTGGTACCGGAATTCACTGCCGATCAGGCGTTCAGCCTGGATGTGGAATGGCTGCTGGCCGAAGTGCGGGAAGCCCAGAATCTCGGCCACAACGTAAAACCGGTGGTGATCGGTCCGCTAACTTACCTGTGGCTGGGCCGCGGTGTCGACAACGCGCTGGACCTGCTGCCGCAACTTCTGCCCTGTTACATCGAACTGCTGCAGAAGCTCGCCAGTGCCGCCGCACAGTGGGTGCAGATCGACGAGCCAATTCTGGGCCTCGACCTGCCGATTGAGTGGCGCAGGGCGTTCGCGCCCACCTGTGAGGCGCTGGCAAACGCCAGCGGCAGCAAGCTGTTGCTCGCGAGTTACTTCTCCCAGCTGCAGGAAAACCTTGAGCTGGTGTTTGATCTCCCGGTAGACGGTGTACACATCGACGCGGTACGCGCGCCAGAAGAATTACAGTCCGCGGTAGCGGCGCTGAGGGGTGATCAGGTGCTCTCTGTCGGTGTGGTCAATGGCCGCAACGTCTGGCGCACAGATCTTGCGCGGTGGCAGCGTGAACTGCAGCCACTGTCTGAACAACTTGGCGAGCGCTTGTGGCTTTCTGCCAGCTGCTCCCTGCTGCACACCCCGGTAGACCTGGATACGGAAACCACACTGGCGGAATCCGACAGGCAGAAACTGGCCTACAGCCGCCAGAAGCTGGATGAGCTGAACACCCTGCAACAGGCTCTGAAACCCGGTGCCGCTGCGCTGCCCGTCACCGAAAAAACCGTGAGTCGCAGCGAAGCAGACGTGCGTGCGGAACTGGACAATACCTGGCGTACACAAAAATATCCCGAGCGCGCGGAAGTGCAACGGAAGCGCTGGCAGTTGCCGCTACTGCCCACCACCACCATCGGTTCTTTCCCGCAGACCGACGTGTTGCGGCAGGTGCGCAAGCAGTTTCGCAACCAGGAAATTACCCCGCAGGACTACCACGAGCATCTGCGTGCGGAAATCGCCGAAGCCATCCGCCGCCAGGAAATCCTTGGCCTGGATGTACTGGTGCACGGCGAGGCCGAGCGCAACGACATGGTGGAATACTTTGGTGAGCAGCTGGCCGGTTTTATTCACACCGGCAACGGCTGGGTACAGAGCTACGGATCGCGCTGTGTAAAACCGCCGATCATCGCAGGCGATATTTCCCGCCGGAATCCGATGACCGTACAGTGGAGTGAGTACGCCCAGAGCCTGAGCAAGAAGCCGGTTAAAGGCATGCTGACCGGCCCGGTGACGATCCTCAACTGGTCCTTCCCGCGCGAGGATATTCCCCGCGCGGTGAGTTGCCTGCAGATCGCCAAAGCGCTGCGGCAAGAAGTGCTGGACCTGGAAGCCGCCGGCATCGGTATTATCCAGATCGACGAGCCGGCCCTGCGTGAGGGGGTGCCACTGCGCGTCTCCGGCCACAACGACTACTTCGCCTGGGCGGTGGGCTGTTTCCGTTACACCTGCAGTGAAGTAAACGCAGAAACCCAGATCCACACCCACATGTGTTATTCCAACTTCAACAGCATCATGGATGCGATCGTGGCACTGGATGCGGACGTGATCACCATTGAATCCGCCCGCTCCGACCTGCGCCTGTTGCAGGCCTTTTCGGAAGGGGAGAGGGCCGGCGAGGAGGGCGGTTATCCGAATGAGATAGGCCCCGGTATCTACGATATCCACTCGCCCAACGTACCCGAGCGCGCGGAGCTGGTTGAACGCACCCGCGAATTGCTGAAAGTGATTCCGAAAGAGAAGCTCTGGATCAACCCGGACTGCGGCCTGAAAACCCGAGGCTGGGCAGAGGTGGGGGCGGCGCTGCTGAATATGGTGGAAGCGGCGCGCACGGTGCGCGCCGAAGTAGCTTGA
- a CDS encoding MHYT domain-containing protein codes for MLDQYSLPLVALSYIISVVGSFAALQLVTGITEAVVKADRRRAILFAGLAMGGGAIWSMHFVGMMALKSHMPMSYDVIKTLLSVVFAVAACTGGLAIVGTGRFTIDKLLPTSILMGTGVAGMHYMGMEAMLMPASIEYNLNILIISIVIAVVAAFAALWMAFHLHGVGQKLGSALIMGVAVCGMHYTGMAAASYQHTGTTPEPGFAGALSGDHLGGVTVVISIGIIVMALRVNHWYRNRTPVPV; via the coding sequence ATGCTTGATCAATACAGCCTGCCGCTGGTAGCGCTTTCCTACATCATTTCGGTAGTCGGCTCATTTGCAGCCCTGCAGCTCGTCACTGGTATTACGGAGGCGGTGGTAAAGGCGGATCGTCGTCGTGCCATCCTGTTTGCCGGTCTGGCGATGGGAGGCGGTGCTATCTGGTCAATGCATTTTGTCGGCATGATGGCGCTGAAGTCGCACATGCCGATGTCTTACGATGTGATTAAAACACTGCTTTCCGTAGTCTTTGCGGTAGCCGCATGTACCGGCGGCCTGGCTATCGTCGGGACCGGACGTTTCACCATCGACAAGCTTCTGCCCACTTCCATCCTTATGGGCACCGGTGTTGCCGGGATGCACTACATGGGCATGGAGGCGATGCTGATGCCCGCCAGTATCGAGTACAACCTCAATATCCTGATTATTTCCATCGTGATCGCAGTAGTGGCTGCCTTCGCCGCATTGTGGATGGCGTTCCACCTGCACGGCGTAGGGCAGAAACTTGGAAGCGCGTTGATCATGGGCGTTGCTGTGTGTGGTATGCACTACACCGGCATGGCCGCGGCCAGCTACCAGCACACCGGAACTACTCCGGAACCGGGCTTTGCCGGAGCGCTGAGTGGTGATCATCTCGGGGGCGTAACCGTCGTGATTAGCATCGGGATCATTGTCATGGCCCTGCGGGTCAATCACTGGTACCGCAATCGAACGCCAGTGCCGGTATGA